In a single window of the Sandaracinaceae bacterium genome:
- a CDS encoding GIDE domain-containing protein codes for MGAIAAILIAGGIVALIVGAFLKFKGGKLMKTPFAKTGDAASNPSVADPKGRVSVEGNVECPQPLIAPCSGTPCLYYVLKVEGSWKEGDTNKSKTYLEEKIAAPFSLNDGSGALPIDASKGGDYDMQSSFNETKKEGFFADLKNAVGKKEPIMFGNFAFENPPMSKANKFQCTERILPLPEKAFALGNLEQGVLTSKGMFGMMLSAKSRDEMIGSAAKNSKMAFIGGAAAAGVGLVVGVVSALVG; via the coding sequence ATGGGAGCCATCGCAGCCATCCTCATCGCCGGGGGCATCGTCGCCCTCATCGTGGGCGCCTTCCTCAAGTTCAAGGGAGGCAAGCTCATGAAGACCCCGTTCGCCAAGACCGGCGACGCGGCGTCCAACCCATCCGTCGCCGATCCCAAGGGTCGCGTCAGCGTCGAGGGCAACGTCGAGTGCCCGCAGCCGCTCATCGCCCCCTGCTCCGGCACCCCCTGCCTCTACTACGTGCTCAAGGTCGAGGGGTCCTGGAAGGAAGGCGACACCAACAAGTCCAAGACCTACCTCGAGGAGAAGATCGCCGCGCCCTTCTCGCTGAACGACGGCTCGGGCGCCCTGCCGATCGACGCCTCCAAGGGCGGCGACTACGACATGCAGTCCTCCTTCAACGAGACGAAGAAGGAGGGCTTCTTCGCGGACCTCAAGAACGCGGTCGGCAAGAAGGAGCCGATCATGTTCGGCAACTTCGCCTTCGAGAACCCGCCGATGAGCAAGGCGAACAAGTTCCAGTGCACCGAGCGCATCCTGCCCCTCCCCGAGAAGGCGTTCGCGCTCGGGAACCTGGAGCAGGGTGTGCTCACGTCCAAGGGCATGTTCGGCATGATGCTCTCCGCGAAGTCGCGCGACGAGATGATCGGCAGCGCGGCGAAGAACTCGAAGATGGCGTTCATCGGTGGCGCTGCGGCCGCCGGTGTCGGCCTGGTCGTGGGAGTGGTCTCCGCTCTCGTCGGCTAG